In Candidatus Paceibacterota bacterium, the following are encoded in one genomic region:
- a CDS encoding HSP90 family protein — translation MNETRTAETESQAALSLVKNSQQPVSRANQDFRFQVNLQAIIDLLSNHLYSGPQVYIRELLQNAVDATAARSALDPSHKGEILIEVVPGREGVPSTLLIEDNGMGLTQEEIHAFLATIGSSSKRSDFQEQRANYIGQFGIGLLSCFMVTDEIVLITRSARGGPAIEWKGKSDGSYTVRVLETEHAPGTRVFLRSRADRADFLKPPFVRDMAARYGSLLPVPIVLVTGDRRCQVNAALPPWKQRYATESDRRAAFLNYGKRLCGVDFLDFIPLEMRSDGLEGAVFFLPHAQNISARRSNHVFVKGMLLTEGADNLMPPWAVFVRCVINSTQLRPTASREAIYEDDALLAARERLGAAIRDYLLNLSVKNPERLLQIIAIHSQAIMSLAAEDDEFCEVVGRHLPFETSLGIMSLGELQKHFQEINYVTGEEEFRQIAQVAAAQSLCIINARHYLAAKLLERYAALFPGQPVRRVTIQELTASFRDVEPAAQERAARLIETAASTLHPVNCRPSLRRFLPAELPVLYTASEARRLQRSAEQAREASSEVWSGILVSVFQESDPTFAELCLNYENPLIQRLLRTGSDAVARRVVEVLYVQALLLGQYPLNAAEMRLLNQALTGLAEFAAGCRKEGT, via the coding sequence ATGAATGAAACTAGAACGGCGGAGACCGAGTCCCAAGCGGCTCTTAGTCTCGTGAAGAACTCCCAGCAGCCTGTATCCAGAGCCAACCAGGACTTCCGGTTCCAGGTCAACCTCCAGGCAATCATTGACTTGCTCTCAAACCATCTCTACAGCGGCCCCCAGGTCTACATTAGAGAATTGCTCCAAAACGCGGTGGATGCCACTGCCGCCCGGTCGGCTCTCGATCCCTCCCACAAAGGGGAGATCTTGATCGAAGTGGTCCCGGGTCGGGAGGGGGTCCCGTCCACGCTCTTGATCGAGGACAACGGCATGGGACTGACCCAGGAGGAAATCCACGCGTTCCTGGCCACGATCGGGAGCAGTTCCAAGCGCAGCGATTTCCAGGAGCAGCGCGCCAACTATATCGGCCAGTTCGGCATTGGGCTGTTGTCCTGCTTCATGGTCACGGACGAAATCGTCTTGATCACTCGCTCTGCGCGGGGCGGTCCGGCCATTGAATGGAAAGGCAAGTCGGATGGGAGCTACACGGTTCGGGTGTTGGAGACCGAGCACGCGCCCGGAACGAGGGTGTTCCTGCGCAGCCGGGCAGACCGGGCTGATTTCTTGAAACCGCCCTTCGTCCGGGACATGGCGGCTCGTTATGGCTCCCTGCTGCCGGTCCCGATCGTGTTGGTGACCGGTGATCGCAGATGCCAGGTCAACGCAGCGTTACCGCCGTGGAAGCAGCGCTACGCCACAGAATCAGATCGCCGAGCGGCTTTTCTGAACTACGGCAAGCGGCTCTGCGGGGTGGATTTTCTGGATTTCATCCCCCTGGAGATGCGGAGCGATGGCCTCGAAGGAGCGGTGTTCTTTTTGCCTCATGCGCAGAATATATCCGCGCGGAGGTCCAACCATGTATTCGTCAAAGGGATGCTGCTGACGGAAGGCGCGGATAACTTGATGCCGCCATGGGCGGTGTTCGTGCGGTGCGTTATCAACAGCACGCAACTGCGCCCGACCGCTTCCCGGGAGGCCATTTACGAAGACGACGCCCTCCTCGCTGCCCGGGAGAGATTAGGGGCGGCGATCCGCGATTACCTGTTGAACCTGTCTGTCAAGAACCCGGAGCGCCTGTTGCAGATCATCGCGATCCACTCGCAAGCGATTATGAGCTTGGCCGCTGAGGACGACGAATTCTGCGAAGTTGTGGGGAGACACCTGCCATTTGAAACGTCGCTTGGCATTATGAGCCTGGGTGAACTGCAAAAGCACTTCCAGGAAATCAACTACGTCACCGGCGAAGAAGAGTTCCGGCAAATCGCGCAGGTGGCTGCGGCGCAGTCGCTCTGCATCATTAATGCCCGACACTACCTGGCGGCGAAACTACTGGAACGCTACGCCGCGTTGTTTCCGGGACAGCCGGTAAGAAGGGTCACCATCCAGGAGTTGACCGCCTCCTTCAGAGACGTTGAGCCTGCCGCGCAGGAGCGCGCGGCCCGTCTTATTGAAACTGCCGCTAGCACCCTCCATCCTGTGAATTGCCGTCCGTCGCTTCGGCGGTTTCTGCCGGCGGAATTGCCAGTGCTTTACACCGCCTCGGAAGCGCGGCGGCTGCAGCGCAGCGCCGAGCAGGCGCGGGAGGCCAGTTCGGAGGTCTGGTCCGGAATTCTGGTGAGCGTTTTTCAAGAATCGGACCCGACCTTTGCCGAGCTCTGCCTGAACTATGAGAACCCGCTGATCCAACGGCTCTTGCGCACCGGCTCCGACGCGGTAGCCCGCCGCGTCGTCGAGGTGCTTTACGTGCAGGCGTTGTTGCTGGGCCAGTATCCCTTGAACGCAGCGGAGATGCGGCTGCTGAATCAAGCGCTAACCGGCCTGGCTGAATTTGCTGCGGGTTGCCGAAAGGAGGGGACATGA
- a CDS encoding FAD-linked oxidase C-terminal domain-containing protein, translating to MSIGPNTLSDLRSLLGADNLLTEKEDLIPYSFDGTAALQQMPGCVVFARTTEQVVGVLKLATQAGTAVVTRGSGTGLSGGSLPSADCIVLCLAKMDRILDLDRANLTLQVEAGATTQAIANAADAAGLFYPPDPGSMKISTIGGNVAENSGGLRGLKYGVTRNYVMGLEVVLPDGEVLWTGNKCVKDVAGYSLRDLFIGSEGTLGIITKVLLKLIPKPAAKKTLVATFARMDQAAQTVSDIIAAQVIPCTLEFLDRTTIHCVEDFAKVGLPLDCEALLLMETDGHPGPVAEEAAKMESIARKNGAVEVRVARDDAEATKLATARRSAFSALARVAPTTILEDATVPRSELARMIRFVATVADKHKLRIGTFGHMGDGNLHPTFLTDERNRDEMHRVEEAFKEIFTEAIRLGGTITGEHGIGVSKKSFLPKFAGDAQMRVMRELRRALDPKGILNPGKMFD from the coding sequence ATGTCAATCGGGCCAAATACACTCTCCGACCTGCGCAGCCTGCTGGGCGCGGACAATCTCCTGACGGAAAAGGAAGACCTGATCCCGTATTCATTTGATGGCACCGCCGCGCTGCAACAGATGCCGGGATGTGTCGTGTTTGCCAGGACCACGGAGCAGGTTGTCGGCGTATTGAAACTGGCCACGCAGGCAGGAACCGCAGTCGTAACACGCGGTTCGGGCACGGGCCTGAGCGGCGGCAGCCTCCCCAGCGCGGATTGCATCGTCCTTTGCCTGGCCAAGATGGACAGGATTCTGGATTTGGACCGCGCCAACCTGACCCTGCAGGTGGAGGCTGGCGCCACCACGCAGGCGATCGCCAACGCCGCGGACGCCGCCGGCCTGTTTTACCCGCCCGACCCGGGCTCGATGAAGATCTCCACCATCGGTGGCAATGTGGCCGAGAACTCCGGCGGATTGCGCGGCCTCAAGTACGGCGTCACCCGCAACTACGTCATGGGGCTGGAGGTTGTGCTGCCGGACGGCGAGGTGCTTTGGACCGGGAACAAATGCGTCAAGGATGTGGCCGGTTATTCGTTGCGCGACCTGTTCATCGGCTCGGAAGGCACGCTCGGCATCATCACCAAGGTGCTCCTGAAGCTCATCCCCAAGCCCGCTGCCAAGAAGACGCTGGTCGCCACGTTCGCCCGGATGGACCAGGCCGCCCAGACCGTTTCGGACATTATCGCGGCGCAGGTCATCCCCTGCACGCTGGAGTTTCTCGACCGCACCACCATCCATTGCGTTGAAGACTTTGCCAAGGTCGGCCTGCCGCTCGACTGCGAGGCGCTCCTGCTCATGGAAACCGACGGGCACCCGGGCCCCGTGGCCGAAGAAGCCGCGAAGATGGAAAGCATTGCCCGGAAGAACGGGGCGGTTGAAGTCCGCGTCGCCAGGGACGATGCTGAGGCGACGAAGCTGGCCACTGCGCGGCGTAGCGCCTTTTCGGCCCTGGCCCGCGTCGCACCCACGACGATTCTCGAGGACGCCACTGTGCCGCGCAGCGAGCTGGCCAGGATGATTCGGTTCGTCGCCACGGTCGCCGACAAGCACAAGCTGCGCATCGGAACCTTCGGGCACATGGGCGACGGCAACCTGCATCCAACTTTCCTCACTGACGAGCGCAACCGCGACGAAATGCACCGCGTGGAAGAGGCATTCAAAGAGATCTTCACGGAGGCGATTCGGCTGGGGGGCACCATCACCGGTGAGCATGGCATCGGCGTGTCCAAGAAGTCATTCCTGCCGAAGTTCGCCGGCGACGCCCAAATGCGGGTGATGCGCGAGCTGCGGCGCGCCTTGGATCCGAAGGGCATTCTGAACCCGGGAAAGATGTTCGACTGA
- a CDS encoding L-rhamnose mutarotase, which translates to MVAGCATAPRAPQRYAWVTGLKPEKAAYYRELHAHPWPGVMKQLKACHIQNYSIFEKEIDGNLYLFSYLEYTGKDFAADMKQMAADPETRRWWKETDPCQHPLPDAAAQGKIWSDARQVFYLP; encoded by the coding sequence TTGGTGGCTGGTTGTGCCACTGCGCCACGAGCGCCGCAACGCTACGCCTGGGTCACCGGCCTCAAGCCCGAGAAGGCCGCCTACTACCGCGAGCTGCACGCCCACCCCTGGCCCGGCGTGATGAAGCAGCTCAAGGCCTGCCACATCCAGAACTACTCCATCTTCGAGAAGGAGATCGACGGCAATCTCTACCTCTTCTCCTACCTCGAATACACCGGCAAGGACTTCGCCGCCGACATGAAGCAGATGGCCGCCGACCCCGAGACCCGCCGGTGGTGGAAGGAAACCGATCCCTGCCAACACCCGTTGCCGGACGCCGCCGCCCAAGGGAAAATCTGGTCCGACGCCAGGCAAGTATTCTACCTGCCATGA
- a CDS encoding YbjN domain-containing protein, giving the protein MNTPSGLQKVIEHFQQNGWKFQLEQDRPVLRTGFGGKNGAIRCIIVVDESDDLIQVIAPFPEVPGHRSAAAAELCLRASFGIKTGKFEFDHSDGDLRFQAASHYAKGELSDDLIRHLLELCLIMADAYLPAFMKVIYTDVSPAEAASEAHDWLARGGEPVPGPELQMPGRFSLN; this is encoded by the coding sequence ATGAATACACCCAGTGGCCTCCAGAAGGTAATCGAGCACTTTCAGCAGAACGGCTGGAAGTTCCAGTTAGAGCAAGACCGCCCTGTGCTGCGGACGGGTTTCGGCGGGAAAAACGGGGCTATCCGCTGCATCATCGTCGTGGACGAATCCGACGACTTGATCCAAGTCATCGCGCCCTTTCCCGAGGTGCCGGGGCACAGGAGCGCAGCCGCAGCCGAGCTCTGCCTCCGGGCCTCATTCGGGATAAAGACCGGCAAGTTCGAGTTCGACCACAGCGACGGCGACCTTCGATTCCAAGCTGCCTCCCACTACGCCAAAGGGGAATTAAGTGACGATCTGATCCGGCACCTGCTGGAGCTCTGCCTCATCATGGCCGATGCCTACCTGCCGGCTTTCATGAAAGTCATTTATACTGACGTCTCGCCCGCCGAGGCGGCTTCCGAGGCCCACGACTGGCTGGCAAGGGGTGGAGAGCCTGTGCCTGGGCCGGAGCTGCAGATGCCTGGAAGGTTCAGCCTGAATTGA
- a CDS encoding sodium/solute symporter (Members of the Solute:Sodium Symporter (SSS), TC 2.A.21 as described in tcdb.org, catalyze solute:Na+ symport. Known solutes for members of the family include sugars, amino acids, nucleosides, inositols, vitamins, urea or anions, depending on the system.), translating to MRDSVTNLDWAIILSYLVGVVGVGVAAGFLRRRGGEGSHYFLAGNTLTWPIIGLAMFAANISTVHLVSLAEAAYKYGLVFGNFEWMAGFTLILLSLFFAPLYLRSRVPTLPDYLERRFNRRCRDYLAFVSLFSAIVIHIGVALYTAAWVLRGILNLGPQATILGLDALMFFIVALGVLTGLYTMLGGLLAVVWTESIQTLLLLVGAVCITVVGFVKIGGWPALAQTLAAHPHPLAGAEGFPATTANFLNMARGADDPSGLPWYSILLGYPVLGIWYWCCDQTIVQRVLAARDEKQARLGPLFCAFIKILPVFFFVLPGVICVALVQQGLFNGAAPARAADTYTFMLVHLLPVGLKGLVAAAMLAAAMQTCSAALNSSATLFAYDIVRRWRPATNDHQLVVIGKVTTVVATVLAIVMSPLFGHYDTIFAGINKLISYVAPPITAVFLFGVFWRKASGRAAFLTLVAGAMMGAAIFPLDFWKPEIAAWLGRNSPALASAYDGFCRCVINDFMLTAFYLFMGCCAIMWCASKLLPEPLKPEAQGLVWGDWREPLRGETRGRGLGNYRILAACVLAAFTVLYLIFR from the coding sequence ATGCGCGACTCCGTGACCAATTTGGATTGGGCCATCATCCTCAGCTATTTGGTGGGGGTCGTTGGTGTGGGCGTGGCAGCGGGGTTCTTGCGCCGGCGGGGCGGCGAGGGCAGCCATTACTTTCTGGCGGGCAACACGCTCACTTGGCCCATCATCGGGCTGGCCATGTTCGCGGCCAACATCTCCACCGTCCACCTCGTGAGCCTGGCTGAGGCGGCCTACAAGTACGGCCTGGTCTTCGGCAACTTCGAATGGATGGCGGGCTTTACGCTGATCCTGCTCTCCCTGTTCTTTGCTCCGCTCTACCTGCGTTCGCGTGTGCCGACGCTGCCGGATTACCTAGAGCGCCGGTTCAACCGCCGCTGCCGCGACTACCTGGCCTTCGTCTCGCTCTTCTCGGCGATCGTGATTCATATCGGCGTGGCGCTCTACACTGCGGCGTGGGTGTTGCGCGGGATTCTGAACCTCGGCCCGCAGGCCACTATTCTCGGCCTGGATGCGCTGATGTTCTTTATTGTTGCGCTCGGCGTGCTGACCGGCCTTTACACGATGCTCGGCGGCTTGCTGGCCGTGGTGTGGACCGAGAGCATTCAGACACTGTTGCTGCTGGTCGGTGCGGTCTGCATCACAGTGGTGGGTTTTGTAAAGATCGGCGGGTGGCCCGCGCTCGCGCAAACGCTCGCGGCCCACCCCCACCCGCTGGCTGGCGCGGAAGGCTTTCCTGCGACCACCGCCAACTTCCTCAACATGGCCCGCGGCGCCGACGATCCCAGCGGGCTGCCGTGGTACTCAATCCTGCTCGGCTACCCGGTTCTGGGCATTTGGTATTGGTGCTGCGACCAGACTATTGTCCAGCGCGTGCTGGCGGCGCGCGACGAGAAGCAGGCCCGGCTCGGCCCGCTGTTCTGCGCGTTCATCAAGATCCTGCCCGTGTTCTTCTTTGTGCTGCCCGGCGTAATCTGCGTCGCGCTGGTCCAGCAGGGCCTGTTCAACGGCGCGGCCCCAGCCAGGGCCGCTGATACCTACACCTTCATGCTCGTCCACCTGCTGCCTGTGGGTTTGAAGGGGCTGGTTGCCGCGGCCATGCTGGCGGCGGCCATGCAAACCTGCTCCGCTGCGCTGAACTCTTCGGCCACGCTCTTCGCCTACGACATCGTCCGGCGCTGGCGGCCCGCGACCAACGACCACCAGCTGGTCGTTATTGGCAAGGTCACCACAGTCGTGGCTACGGTCCTGGCAATCGTTATGTCGCCGCTGTTCGGCCATTACGACACCATCTTTGCCGGCATCAACAAGCTCATCTCCTATGTCGCCCCGCCGATCACGGCGGTGTTCCTGTTCGGCGTGTTCTGGAGGAAGGCTTCGGGCCGGGCGGCGTTCCTTACGCTGGTGGCCGGGGCGATGATGGGCGCGGCCATCTTCCCGCTGGACTTCTGGAAGCCCGAAATAGCGGCTTGGCTTGGGCGGAACAGCCCAGCGCTGGCAAGCGCTTACGACGGCTTCTGTCGCTGCGTGATCAACGACTTCATGTTGACCGCGTTCTACCTGTTTATGGGGTGCTGCGCCATTATGTGGTGCGCCTCAAAACTCCTGCCCGAACCGCTCAAGCCCGAGGCGCAGGGACTGGTGTGGGGGGACTGGCGCGAGCCGTTGCGCGGCGAAACTCGCGGCCGCGGCTTGGGCAATTACCGCATCCTCGCCGCCTGCGTGCTTGCGGCCTTCACCGTGCTCTACCTAATCTTCCGCTGA
- a CDS encoding response regulator produces MNPNLKVNAEQTPAEKRLVLLVEEDQDEREYMRASLTKGSLSCVAVGSASEALEVLERKEVALLVLEWGPDKGGAEVLSFARKNWPKMPVVATSRPRLEVRTDAVLHKADAFLHKPLSGEVLRTQVMQLLERVPADSAVLLPERPEDTLPLGEIKRRYICHVFKLFDENISLAARALGIHRHTVAAALGQGTSAGTMPAERSVAAAPNESLDLHREDERIPERLGMW; encoded by the coding sequence ATGAATCCAAACCTAAAAGTGAATGCCGAGCAGACCCCCGCCGAAAAACGTCTGGTCTTACTGGTGGAGGAGGATCAAGACGAGCGGGAGTACATGCGAGCTTCTCTCACGAAGGGATCGCTGTCTTGTGTTGCTGTAGGCTCGGCCTCGGAGGCGTTGGAAGTACTGGAACGGAAAGAAGTCGCGCTGCTGGTGCTTGAATGGGGCCCGGACAAGGGCGGGGCTGAGGTGCTGAGTTTTGCCCGCAAAAACTGGCCCAAAATGCCGGTCGTAGCAACTAGCCGCCCGCGGCTCGAGGTCCGCACCGATGCAGTGCTCCACAAAGCCGATGCATTCCTGCACAAGCCCCTTAGCGGAGAAGTCTTGAGAACGCAGGTGATGCAATTGCTTGAGCGCGTACCGGCTGATTCCGCAGTGCTGCTCCCGGAACGGCCGGAGGACACGCTTCCACTGGGCGAGATTAAGCGCCGCTACATCTGCCATGTTTTCAAATTGTTCGACGAGAACATATCCCTGGCGGCGAGGGCTTTGGGAATCCACCGCCACACCGTTGCAGCGGCGTTGGGGCAAGGAACCTCCGCCGGGACGATGCCCGCCGAAAGATCGGTAGCAGCAGCTCCGAACGAGTCGCTTGACTTACATCGGGAAGATGAACGGATACCCGAGCGACTCGGCATGTGGTGA
- a CDS encoding (Fe-S)-binding protein, producing MIAPFSHLKGLDYSVVQQCMHCGLCLATCPTYDATKIERHSPRGRISLMRAIADGRLDVTRTFADEMYFCLGCLACMTACPAGVNYAELFEHARAEAECSGVLKSPRRNLIRAFAIRWLFMDLGHLRLVGRVLRLYQQLGLQTLVRRSGALRLLPRRLRELEAFTPDIQPRFSADLIAPLTPAVGRKKYRVAMLTGCAQDLIFSDINRDTVEVLAHNGCEVVTPPRQLCCGSLHAHNGEWGMAQELARKQIQQFPPEQFDAIISNAGGCGSHMKHYHKLLADDPSYRDRAILWDKKVKDIHEWLMEIGIQPPARQAPPQVVTYHESCHLAHGQKVTAQPRQLLGVIPNLKLVELPESTWCCGSAGIYNIVQPEMANQLLDRKLKHIQSTGAAIVANGNSGCLLQLINGVKQKGLQVRVVHPVTLLAEAYRR from the coding sequence ATGATTGCCCCCTTCTCTCATCTCAAGGGCCTCGATTATTCAGTCGTGCAGCAATGCATGCACTGCGGTCTATGTCTGGCCACGTGCCCGACCTACGACGCGACCAAGATCGAGCGCCACAGCCCGCGCGGGCGCATCTCGCTCATGCGCGCGATTGCCGATGGGCGGCTGGACGTTACCCGCACTTTCGCTGACGAGATGTACTTCTGTCTCGGCTGCCTGGCCTGCATGACGGCGTGCCCGGCGGGCGTCAACTATGCCGAGTTGTTCGAGCATGCCCGCGCGGAAGCCGAGTGCAGCGGCGTGCTCAAGTCGCCCAGGCGCAACCTCATCCGCGCCTTCGCCATTCGCTGGCTGTTCATGGACCTGGGCCACTTGCGGCTGGTGGGCCGGGTGCTGCGGCTCTACCAACAGCTTGGGCTGCAAACGCTCGTGCGCCGCAGCGGGGCGTTGAGGCTTCTGCCCAGGCGCCTGCGCGAATTGGAGGCCTTCACTCCAGACATCCAGCCCAGGTTCTCCGCCGATTTGATTGCCCCGCTGACCCCCGCCGTCGGCCGGAAGAAGTATCGCGTGGCCATGCTCACCGGCTGCGCCCAGGACCTGATCTTCAGCGACATCAACCGGGACACGGTGGAGGTGCTCGCACACAACGGCTGCGAGGTGGTCACGCCGCCCAGGCAGCTCTGCTGCGGCTCGTTGCACGCCCATAACGGCGAGTGGGGCATGGCCCAGGAGCTCGCGCGCAAGCAAATCCAACAGTTCCCGCCGGAGCAATTCGACGCGATTATCAGCAATGCCGGCGGCTGCGGGTCCCACATGAAGCACTACCACAAGCTGCTCGCTGACGACCCGTCTTACCGCGACCGGGCGATCTTGTGGGACAAGAAGGTCAAGGACATCCACGAGTGGCTCATGGAGATCGGCATCCAGCCGCCCGCCCGCCAGGCTCCACCGCAGGTGGTAACCTACCACGAGTCCTGTCACCTGGCGCACGGTCAGAAGGTTACCGCTCAGCCGCGCCAGTTGCTGGGCGTGATCCCGAATCTGAAGCTGGTTGAGTTGCCGGAGAGCACGTGGTGCTGCGGCAGCGCCGGCATCTACAACATCGTGCAGCCGGAGATGGCCAACCAGCTCCTGGACCGCAAGCTTAAGCATATCCAGTCCACGGGCGCCGCCATCGTGGCCAACGGCAACTCAGGCTGCCTCCTCCAGCTCATCAACGGTGTGAAGCAGAAAGGGTTGCAGGTGCGTGTCGTGCACCCGGTGACGCTGCTCGCCGAAGCCTACCGCCGATAA
- a CDS encoding alpha-L-fucosidase: protein MNISGALPRRRYASLEMNLRIRLLLLAAALSRSLSLYGADPKYPVLPPDSERLQWWRDARFGLFIHWGPVSLKGTEIGWSRGGERHGYKGHGTQIPVEVYDNLYKQFNPSRFNADEWVATAMAAGMRYLVFTSRHHDGFSMFDTQADDYKITSPDSPFRRDVVRELAGACHRAGLRFGLYYSQPNWRHPDAFTDRHTNYLAYLKTQVRELLTNYGTLDIFWFDGLGKTAQDYDAEAVNTMIRELQPRIIINNRNGLPEDHDTPEQRIGTFQHHRPWESCITICKQWAWKPDDQMKSLAECLETLIRCAGGDGNLLFNVGPMPDGRIEPRQVKRLEEMGTWLRKHGESIYGTRGGPWKPGKSIASTRKGNTIYLHLLGYRGKTVTLTNIPRTIMHSSALTGGTARVSQSGRQISISIDTLPAHPPAKGAELLLRRATDQSAPPPIDSILKLELDGSAMDLEPL, encoded by the coding sequence ATGAACATCAGCGGCGCTCTGCCGAGACGCCGCTACGCGAGCCTTGAAATGAACCTGCGAATAAGACTTCTGTTGCTGGCGGCCGCGCTGTCGCGCAGCCTTAGCCTCTACGGCGCGGACCCCAAGTATCCCGTTCTTCCCCCCGACTCCGAACGACTCCAATGGTGGCGCGACGCGCGCTTCGGCTTGTTCATCCACTGGGGGCCGGTCAGCCTCAAAGGCACCGAGATCGGCTGGTCCCGCGGCGGCGAGCGGCACGGCTACAAGGGCCACGGCACCCAAATCCCCGTGGAGGTCTACGACAACCTCTACAAGCAATTCAACCCGAGCCGGTTCAATGCGGACGAATGGGTTGCCACCGCAATGGCCGCGGGAATGAGGTATCTTGTCTTCACCAGCCGCCACCACGACGGCTTCAGCATGTTCGACACCCAGGCCGACGACTACAAGATCACCTCGCCCGACAGCCCATTCCGACGGGACGTGGTCCGGGAACTGGCTGGCGCTTGCCACCGTGCCGGCTTGCGTTTTGGTCTTTACTACTCCCAACCCAACTGGCGTCACCCGGACGCCTTCACTGACCGCCACACCAACTACCTGGCCTACCTCAAGACGCAGGTCCGCGAGCTTCTCACCAACTACGGCACGCTGGACATCTTCTGGTTCGATGGCCTCGGCAAAACCGCCCAGGACTACGACGCCGAGGCCGTCAACACCATGATCCGCGAGTTGCAGCCGCGCATCATCATCAACAACCGCAATGGTCTGCCGGAAGACCACGACACGCCGGAGCAGCGCATCGGCACCTTCCAGCACCACCGCCCCTGGGAAAGCTGCATCACCATCTGCAAGCAGTGGGCCTGGAAGCCGGATGACCAAATGAAGTCACTGGCCGAGTGCCTCGAGACGCTCATCCGCTGCGCTGGTGGCGATGGCAACTTGCTCTTCAACGTCGGCCCGATGCCGGACGGCCGGATCGAGCCGCGCCAGGTCAAGCGGCTCGAGGAAATGGGGACCTGGCTCCGCAAGCACGGCGAATCCATCTACGGCACCCGCGGCGGCCCTTGGAAGCCTGGCAAATCCATTGCCAGCACCCGCAAAGGCAACACTATCTACCTGCATCTTTTGGGATACCGCGGAAAGACCGTCACCCTAACGAACATACCCCGAACGATCATGCACAGTTCGGCGCTCACTGGCGGAACTGCGCGAGTCAGCCAATCAGGCCGCCAAATCTCCATCAGCATTGATACCTTGCCTGCCCACCCGCCAGCCAAGGGCGCCGAACTGCTCCTGCGCCGCGCCACGGACCAATCCGCCCCGCCCCCGATTGACTCCATCCTCAAGCTCGAACTGGACGGCTCGGCGATGGACCTTGAGCCGCTCTGA
- a CDS encoding sigma factor, whose product MNRTTSPIGDEEWRRLLSRIYKNLRRRLGSDDAAEEVLGIAKCLIMQHLNQFDPAKAPIAAFAFFWADIAVKRYLEDITKDLPTLPLPHTQDSDSDTDGGPSRVPPALQTPPLLRDQEYSKSLLFRICSLPLPPDMILVFLMVEVLGWRQRELVANSQWSVAALFMEAEVELAGILGLEVTRGGLQPLREVIEARKTFAELKMARKTRASYASLLGTVPENCTLEQIFHAKGWCTARAKSQGLTNIIGTVRKRLQAGFRK is encoded by the coding sequence ATGAATCGAACCACTAGTCCTATTGGCGATGAAGAGTGGCGCAGGCTACTCTCCCGGATCTACAAAAACTTGCGCCGTCGTCTTGGGTCCGACGACGCCGCGGAGGAAGTACTGGGCATAGCCAAGTGCTTGATTATGCAACACCTGAACCAATTCGACCCGGCCAAGGCGCCGATCGCGGCGTTTGCTTTTTTCTGGGCCGACATCGCGGTAAAAAGATACCTTGAGGACATCACAAAGGACCTCCCCACGCTACCGCTGCCACATACTCAGGATTCAGACTCTGACACCGATGGAGGCCCATCACGTGTGCCTCCGGCGTTACAAACACCACCGCTGCTGCGCGATCAGGAATACTCGAAATCACTCTTGTTCCGAATATGTTCTCTGCCCCTCCCACCCGACATGATTCTGGTCTTCCTGATGGTCGAAGTGTTGGGGTGGCGCCAAAGGGAGCTGGTCGCCAACAGCCAGTGGTCCGTGGCCGCTTTATTCATGGAAGCGGAGGTCGAACTGGCGGGGATCTTGGGCTTGGAAGTTACTCGAGGCGGCCTACAACCGTTGCGTGAGGTCATCGAAGCGCGGAAGACTTTCGCTGAGCTGAAAATGGCTCGAAAAACTCGGGCGAGCTATGCCAGCCTGCTGGGGACGGTCCCTGAAAACTGTACGCTGGAGCAAATCTTTCACGCCAAAGGATGGTGCACCGCGCGTGCCAAGTCCCAAGGGCTTACCAACATCATCGGCACCGTGCGAAAGCGTCTTCAGGCAGGTTTTAGGAAATAA